The following are encoded together in the Rhizobium tumorigenes genome:
- the pcaD gene encoding 3-oxoadipate enol-lactonase produces MQFARINDVMIHYQIIGASADKPTIVFANALGTDFRIWRDVIVRLAGDFAIVLYDKRGHGLSDIGQTPYAIEDHAGDLAGLLDMLSVSNAYICGLSVGGLIAQSLYQRRPELVRGLILCGTAPRIGTPELWNDRIAAIKAGGIEALTDGIMERWFTKEFRRPENTAYAGYRNMLIRQPAEGYVATCEALRDADYEAAATSIAVPTICVAGGEDGSTPPDVVLAMAKRIPDARYELIRDAGHIACVEQPALLTEIIKAFIAEVETGK; encoded by the coding sequence ATGCAGTTTGCGCGTATCAACGATGTGATGATCCATTATCAAATCATCGGCGCATCGGCTGACAAGCCGACCATCGTCTTTGCCAATGCTCTAGGCACGGATTTCCGCATATGGCGCGACGTGATCGTTCGGCTTGCGGGCGATTTCGCCATCGTTCTCTATGACAAGCGCGGTCACGGCCTGTCGGATATCGGCCAGACCCCATATGCGATAGAGGACCATGCCGGCGACCTCGCCGGTCTTCTGGACATGCTCTCGGTCAGCAATGCCTACATCTGCGGCCTGTCTGTCGGTGGGCTCATTGCCCAGTCGCTTTACCAGCGCCGTCCGGAACTGGTGCGAGGCCTCATCCTCTGCGGCACGGCGCCACGGATAGGGACACCCGAACTCTGGAACGACCGAATCGCCGCGATCAAGGCCGGCGGCATAGAGGCGCTTACCGACGGCATCATGGAGCGATGGTTCACGAAAGAATTCCGCCGACCGGAGAACACGGCCTATGCCGGCTATCGGAATATGCTGATCCGTCAGCCGGCCGAGGGATACGTGGCGACATGCGAGGCGTTGAGAGACGCGGACTATGAGGCGGCGGCGACGTCCATCGCCGTACCGACGATCTGTGTCGCCGGCGGTGAGGATGGCTCGACACCGCCTGACGTCGTGCTGGCAATGGCCAAGCGCATTCCCGATGCGCGCTATGAGCTGATCCGCGATGCCGGACACATAGCCTGCGTCGAACAGCCGGCGTTGCTCACCGAAATCATCAAAGCTTTCATCGCGGAAGTCGAGACGGGGAAATAG
- the malQ gene encoding 4-alpha-glucanotransferase, translated as MQKHHQSLRSLARTHGIDLRRPSSDGSTAAVSDATLKMMLTALKVTFDDETAPTGPANCFLPPEIIDRPCWGLSLQLYELRSARNWGIGDFLDLEACSDLAGPLGADFIGLNPLHAPFTADPERCSPYEPSNRQFLNPFYIAVDAVEGFVMTPALDERIRRLRATGLVDYRQVAELKLEVLLDLWMSGEGGRGSPDFAAYVSEGGEGLQRHALFEAISTEMGRRGIGTGWHAWPEAYRTPFSEEVGRFAEEHAENIMFHKWLQWLAHQQLGQAGTRARERGMRIGLYLDLAVGEALDGSATWSDPDFYVSGASIGNPPEPYAIDGQDWRLAALLPDAIASGEASPFHKMLAAAMRYAGAIRIDHAAALSRLFLVPTSGTPADGAYVSYPQEDLLQVLSRASQQYRSIVIGEDLGNIPGGLREDLADAQILSYRILSYERNGQGFIAPDAYPALALACVSTHDHQTFTGWWRGDDIALRSEHRLVPAELAEVHETARQEERDDLLRAFADAEVRQPAVTTGENESIALAVASYRYIAQTPSAMVAVRLADLTNEPNPTNIPGTSTSYPNWKPKLSVPLESLGEAPLFRKIVTAISQIRPR; from the coding sequence ATGCAGAAACATCATCAGAGCTTAAGAAGCCTTGCCCGCACACACGGCATAGACCTTCGTCGGCCGTCCTCGGACGGAAGCACAGCGGCCGTCTCCGACGCGACGCTGAAGATGATGCTGACGGCGCTCAAGGTCACGTTCGATGATGAAACAGCACCCACAGGCCCCGCCAACTGCTTCCTGCCTCCGGAGATCATAGATCGCCCGTGCTGGGGTCTGAGCCTGCAGCTTTACGAGCTTCGGTCAGCCCGAAACTGGGGCATCGGCGACTTCCTCGATCTCGAGGCTTGTTCCGATCTGGCAGGCCCGCTGGGTGCCGACTTCATCGGCCTTAACCCGCTGCACGCACCATTCACTGCCGATCCGGAGCGCTGCAGCCCGTATGAGCCTTCCAACAGGCAGTTTCTGAACCCTTTCTATATTGCAGTCGATGCGGTCGAAGGCTTCGTGATGACGCCCGCGCTGGATGAGCGCATCCGGCGACTTCGTGCCACGGGCCTTGTGGACTACAGGCAAGTGGCGGAACTGAAGCTCGAGGTGCTGCTAGATCTCTGGATGAGCGGGGAGGGCGGTCGCGGCAGCCCTGATTTTGCCGCCTATGTCTCGGAAGGCGGCGAAGGTCTGCAGCGACACGCCTTATTCGAAGCCATCTCCACCGAGATGGGCAGGCGAGGTATTGGGACCGGTTGGCACGCATGGCCGGAGGCTTATCGCACTCCATTTTCAGAGGAGGTAGGCCGCTTTGCGGAGGAGCACGCCGAAAACATCATGTTCCACAAATGGCTACAGTGGCTGGCGCATCAGCAGCTCGGCCAAGCCGGCACCCGTGCCAGGGAACGTGGCATGCGCATCGGGCTCTACCTCGACCTTGCCGTCGGCGAGGCGCTTGACGGCTCCGCAACCTGGAGCGATCCGGATTTCTACGTCTCCGGAGCCAGCATCGGCAACCCGCCTGAACCCTATGCCATCGATGGGCAGGACTGGCGGCTTGCCGCCCTTCTACCGGACGCGATCGCATCTGGCGAAGCCTCGCCGTTCCATAAGATGCTGGCGGCTGCAATGCGCTACGCCGGCGCGATCCGCATCGACCACGCGGCTGCTCTTTCGCGCCTTTTTCTCGTGCCCACCAGCGGCACTCCGGCGGACGGGGCTTATGTTTCCTATCCGCAGGAAGACTTGCTGCAGGTCCTCTCCAGGGCATCGCAGCAATACCGCTCTATCGTCATCGGCGAGGATCTCGGCAATATCCCCGGTGGTCTCCGCGAAGACCTCGCCGACGCGCAGATCCTCTCCTACCGCATCCTGTCCTACGAGCGAAACGGGCAGGGGTTCATCGCGCCGGATGCCTATCCTGCACTCGCGCTTGCCTGCGTCTCCACCCACGATCACCAGACATTTACGGGCTGGTGGCGCGGCGACGACATAGCGCTGCGCTCCGAGCACCGGCTGGTGCCGGCCGAGCTTGCCGAAGTCCACGAGACCGCAAGGCAGGAAGAGCGTGATGACCTGCTGCGTGCCTTTGCAGATGCCGAGGTTCGCCAGCCAGCGGTAACAACGGGCGAAAACGAGAGCATTGCCCTTGCGGTAGCCTCCTATCGCTATATCGCGCAGACGCCATCCGCGATGGTGGCGGTCAGGCTCGCAGACCTCACCAACGAACCGAACCCGACCAACATTCCGGGCACCAGCACAAGCTATCCGAACTGGAAGCCCAAGCTGTCGGTCCCGCTGGAATCGCTCGGTGAGGCACCCCTGTTTCGTAAAATCGTCACCGCCATCAGCCAGATCCGCCCGCGATAG
- a CDS encoding LysR family transcriptional regulator, with the protein MSITLKQLDYFIASAESGQVSHAAVNLNISQSAVTAAIKSLEEELGVKLLERTHGGVRLTMEGARFLDHARIITGAVAAAVHSPLRERAELSGKLVMGMTYTVTGYFMSKYYARFRKTYPHISVEIRELPRAEVERQLASGDLDIAIMLVSNLANSDELEQELLLRSSRRLWLSADHHLLSRTEISLADVAQEDYVMLTVDEASTTATRYWDAAGKKPNAVLTTSSVEAVRSLVAAGVGVTILSDMVYRPWSLEGQRIEVRRLIEPVPSMDVGLAWARARPMATAAATFRAFMSVTLGGGG; encoded by the coding sequence ATGAGCATCACGCTGAAACAACTCGATTATTTTATTGCGTCTGCAGAAAGTGGACAAGTCAGCCACGCGGCCGTCAACCTCAACATCTCCCAATCTGCGGTAACGGCGGCAATAAAATCGCTGGAAGAGGAGCTCGGGGTCAAACTTCTGGAGAGGACGCATGGCGGCGTCCGGCTGACGATGGAGGGCGCCCGGTTCCTCGATCACGCCCGGATCATCACAGGTGCGGTCGCCGCTGCGGTTCACAGCCCGCTGCGCGAGCGTGCGGAACTGTCGGGAAAACTCGTTATGGGCATGACCTATACGGTGACCGGCTACTTCATGTCGAAATACTATGCGCGCTTCCGGAAGACCTACCCGCATATCTCGGTGGAGATCAGGGAGCTGCCCCGCGCCGAAGTCGAACGACAGCTGGCCAGCGGCGACCTGGATATCGCGATCATGCTGGTCTCCAACCTGGCGAATTCGGACGAGCTTGAACAGGAACTGCTGCTGCGATCGTCACGCCGGCTTTGGCTTTCGGCCGATCACCACCTGCTTTCACGGACCGAAATCAGCCTCGCCGACGTGGCGCAGGAGGACTATGTGATGCTGACCGTAGACGAGGCGAGCACGACGGCCACGCGCTACTGGGATGCTGCGGGTAAAAAGCCGAATGCCGTGCTGACGACGAGCTCGGTCGAGGCCGTCCGCTCGCTCGTCGCAGCCGGTGTCGGCGTCACCATCCTGTCGGACATGGTTTATCGGCCGTGGTCTCTCGAGGGGCAGCGCATCGAAGTTCGCAGGCTGATCGAGCCCGTCCCTAGCATGGATGTCGGCCTGGCCTGGGCACGCGCCCGACCTATGGCCACGGCGGCAGCCACATTCCGGGCGTTCATGTCCGTGACTCTTGGTGGTGGGGGCTAA
- a CDS encoding LamB/YcsF family protein — translation MSVTLNCDMGESFGLYRLGDDAGLMPLIDAANVACGFHASDPDHMRTTVLRAKEHGVKVGAHPSLPDLQGFGRREMKMSREEIANSVIYQVGALLGFLKAENMPLNHIKPHGSLYNMAARQEEVAQGICDAAEVFGVPVFGMTGTLHESIYPQRGIRFIPEFYADLDYTPAGALIVTREHPAMDPDLMASRCVRALKDHQGTATDGSLFPVGCETICVHSDTPNAIDIAKAVRSAIAPWH, via the coding sequence ATGAGCGTCACGCTGAACTGTGACATGGGAGAGAGCTTTGGCCTTTACAGGCTGGGCGACGACGCCGGGCTTATGCCGCTTATTGACGCGGCGAATGTGGCCTGCGGCTTCCATGCATCCGATCCCGACCACATGCGAACGACAGTCCTGCGCGCCAAGGAGCATGGCGTCAAAGTCGGGGCACACCCTTCGCTTCCCGATCTCCAGGGTTTTGGCCGACGCGAGATGAAGATGAGTCGGGAGGAGATCGCCAACTCGGTCATCTACCAGGTCGGCGCTCTGCTCGGCTTCCTGAAAGCGGAAAACATGCCGCTCAATCACATCAAGCCGCATGGCAGCCTTTACAACATGGCCGCCCGCCAGGAAGAAGTCGCTCAAGGCATCTGCGATGCGGCAGAGGTCTTCGGTGTGCCGGTGTTCGGCATGACGGGCACCCTGCACGAAAGCATCTACCCGCAGCGCGGCATACGCTTCATCCCGGAGTTTTATGCCGACCTCGACTATACGCCGGCGGGTGCGCTGATTGTCACGCGCGAACATCCGGCCATGGATCCGGACTTGATGGCATCCCGCTGCGTCCGCGCATTGAAGGACCACCAGGGCACAGCCACCGATGGCAGTCTGTTCCCGGTCGGCTGCGAAACGATTTGCGTGCATTCGGATACGCCGAACGCTATCGATATTGCCAAGGCCGTGCGCAGCGCAATCGCGCCCTGGCACTGA
- a CDS encoding acetyl-CoA carboxylase translates to MPQILSPLPGTFYRSAAPGQPPLKADGDDVAIGDVIGLIEVMKSFHEVKAEVAGSGISFLVDNEDPVMAGATLADVG, encoded by the coding sequence ATGCCACAGATCCTTTCACCGCTTCCCGGAACGTTCTACCGCAGCGCAGCACCTGGCCAGCCGCCTTTGAAGGCCGACGGCGACGATGTCGCGATCGGCGACGTCATCGGCCTGATCGAGGTGATGAAGTCCTTCCACGAGGTCAAGGCAGAGGTTGCCGGTAGCGGCATTTCCTTCCTTGTCGACAACGAAGACCCTGTCATGGCAGGCGCAACGCTGGCGGACGTCGGCTGA
- a CDS encoding acetyl-CoA carboxylase biotin carboxylase subunit — MLKKLLIANRGEIAVRVIRAAKDLGIATVAVYSTADADALHVQLADEAVNIGPPAAKKSYLNIEALLAAARDTGCDSIHPGYGFLAENAEFSDAVTAAGLVFVGPSGNAIRLMGDKVSARLAASAAGVPVVPGSVGRVESIEAARDVLAETGFPVMIKAAAGGGGRGIRIANSSTEFEQAYPQAQAEALAAFGDGGLYMEKVIGRARHIEVQVLADGHNAVHCYERECSLQRRRQKVWEEAPSQALSDALREELCASAVALAKAVAYSGAGTVEYLYDDASDRFYFIEMNTRIQVEHPVTEAVTGIDLVAEMLRIAGGEPLRLSQADIRVSGHAIEVRLNAEDPARDFAPFPGTVGDLRIPGGPGVRFDSMLYAGYQVPPFYDSLLAKLIVHAETREAAIARLQRALGELEISGMKTTKPLFLALAADPAVQSGDVHTRWLEGWLVENAAALAS, encoded by the coding sequence ATGCTGAAGAAGTTGCTGATAGCCAATCGTGGCGAGATCGCAGTGCGCGTAATCCGCGCTGCCAAGGACCTCGGTATTGCGACGGTAGCCGTCTATTCCACGGCCGATGCGGATGCCTTGCATGTTCAGCTTGCAGACGAAGCCGTCAACATTGGTCCACCGGCAGCCAAGAAGTCCTATCTCAACATCGAGGCCCTGTTGGCGGCAGCCCGCGACACCGGTTGTGACAGCATCCATCCGGGCTATGGGTTCCTGGCTGAAAATGCCGAGTTTTCCGATGCTGTCACTGCGGCAGGCCTCGTCTTCGTCGGCCCCTCCGGCAATGCAATCCGCCTGATGGGCGACAAGGTTTCGGCACGCCTCGCTGCGTCTGCGGCCGGAGTTCCGGTCGTTCCGGGTTCGGTCGGTCGGGTCGAAAGCATCGAGGCCGCGCGGGACGTCCTGGCAGAGACCGGTTTCCCGGTAATGATCAAGGCCGCCGCCGGCGGTGGCGGACGTGGCATCCGCATCGCCAATTCGTCAACCGAGTTCGAGCAGGCCTATCCGCAGGCCCAGGCCGAAGCGCTGGCTGCTTTCGGGGACGGAGGCCTTTATATGGAGAAGGTCATTGGCCGTGCCCGCCATATCGAGGTGCAGGTGCTTGCCGACGGCCATAATGCGGTTCATTGCTACGAGCGTGAATGCTCGCTGCAGCGTCGTCGCCAGAAGGTCTGGGAGGAGGCGCCTTCGCAAGCCCTCTCAGATGCGCTGCGCGAAGAACTCTGCGCCTCGGCCGTAGCGCTCGCAAAGGCCGTCGCCTATTCCGGCGCGGGGACAGTCGAATACCTCTACGACGATGCCTCTGACCGCTTCTATTTCATCGAAATGAACACCCGTATCCAGGTCGAACATCCCGTAACCGAGGCCGTCACCGGCATCGATCTAGTGGCGGAGATGCTGCGGATTGCCGGCGGCGAGCCATTGCGATTGTCGCAGGCCGATATCAGGGTCAGCGGACACGCAATCGAAGTGCGGCTGAATGCGGAAGATCCCGCCCGGGATTTCGCGCCGTTCCCGGGCACTGTCGGCGATCTCAGGATACCCGGCGGCCCCGGCGTTCGCTTCGATTCGATGCTCTACGCCGGCTACCAGGTGCCCCCCTTCTACGATTCACTGCTGGCCAAGCTGATCGTCCACGCCGAGACCCGCGAAGCGGCGATTGCGCGGCTTCAAAGGGCACTGGGCGAACTCGAGATCTCGGGCATGAAAACGACCAAGCCGCTGTTTCTGGCGCTTGCCGCAGATCCGGCAGTCCAATCGGGAGACGTGCATACGCGCTGGCTGGAAGGCTGGCTTGTCGAAAACGCAGCGGCGCTTGCCAGCTGA
- a CDS encoding 5-oxoprolinase subunit B family protein, translating into MSIRFNFGGDEHIFGEVSEEMSLTSFFTGLSMINAVREAGIRGVTETCPANASFQIRFDPDIISPQDLLKELQSMEDAASKSDAALKTRIIELPVYFQDPWTHETEMRFRERHQDPSATDLEYSARINGYATIEEFIAAYSGQPWFVSMVGFVAGLPWLYQMVERKKQIEAPKYLRPRTDTPKLTVGHGGCFAAIYSVRGAGGYQMYGVTPAPIYDPTRKIRYLTDEMCLFKPGDIVKFKSITRDEYDGTLEEIEANRWQPTTRDCTFRLTDFNKDMLGTNVQLMELLNGR; encoded by the coding sequence ATGTCGATACGCTTCAACTTCGGCGGTGACGAACACATCTTCGGCGAGGTGTCCGAGGAAATGTCGCTCACTTCGTTCTTCACCGGCCTTTCGATGATCAACGCGGTCCGCGAGGCCGGTATCCGAGGGGTCACCGAGACCTGCCCGGCCAATGCGAGCTTCCAGATCCGCTTCGATCCGGATATCATTTCGCCACAGGATCTTCTGAAAGAACTGCAGTCCATGGAAGACGCCGCGTCGAAATCCGACGCCGCGCTGAAAACACGCATTATCGAGCTTCCCGTTTATTTTCAGGATCCCTGGACCCACGAGACGGAAATGCGCTTCCGCGAGCGTCATCAGGACCCTAGCGCGACGGACCTCGAATATTCGGCCCGCATAAACGGATATGCTACGATCGAGGAATTCATCGCCGCCTATTCCGGTCAGCCGTGGTTCGTTTCCATGGTCGGCTTCGTGGCGGGCCTGCCATGGCTCTACCAGATGGTGGAGCGCAAGAAGCAGATCGAGGCGCCGAAATACCTGCGTCCCCGCACGGACACACCGAAACTCACCGTCGGTCACGGCGGCTGCTTTGCGGCGATCTATTCGGTACGCGGCGCCGGTGGCTACCAGATGTACGGCGTTACGCCGGCACCGATCTATGACCCGACCCGCAAGATCCGCTATCTCACCGACGAGATGTGCCTCTTCAAGCCGGGTGACATAGTCAAGTTCAAGTCGATCACGCGTGACGAATACGATGGCACGCTTGAGGAAATCGAGGCGAACCGCTGGCAGCCCACGACGCGCGATTGCACCTTCAGGCTCACCGACTTCAACAAAGACATGCTTGGTACCAATGTCCAACTGATGGAGCTTCTCAATGGCCGTTAA
- a CDS encoding biotin-dependent carboxyltransferase family protein — MAVKVISPGLATSVQDLGRPGYYHVGIPEGGGMDRFSSRMANLLVGNDAGAAVLEATFMGPELEFTQPAVVAITGGELPPKVNGEECPTWESFEVKAGDRLSFGYLKSGARAYIAISGGIDVPVVLGSRSTYVLGALGGFEGRVLKAGDELPIGQATGTSGRSLPAALRGLGAMPAELRMLPGIYWHRITEAAGKRFFEDTWKVAPEADRIGYRFRGGTPLEFMPREQPFGAGSDPSNIVDACYPYGSVQVPSGTEPIVLHRDAVSGGGYMMLGVVISADMDRIAQMQPHTPARFVPVTLEEALAARADRRAELRKAEDYLTA; from the coding sequence ATGGCCGTTAAAGTCATCAGTCCCGGCCTCGCGACCTCCGTGCAGGACCTCGGTCGCCCCGGCTACTACCACGTCGGCATTCCCGAAGGCGGCGGCATGGACCGGTTTTCGAGCCGCATGGCAAACCTGCTTGTCGGCAACGACGCAGGCGCAGCGGTCCTCGAAGCGACGTTCATGGGGCCTGAGCTGGAGTTCACTCAACCGGCCGTGGTCGCCATCACCGGCGGCGAGTTGCCGCCCAAGGTCAACGGCGAGGAGTGCCCAACCTGGGAAAGCTTCGAGGTCAAGGCTGGCGACCGTCTTTCCTTTGGCTACCTCAAATCCGGCGCGCGCGCCTACATTGCGATTTCTGGCGGCATCGACGTGCCCGTCGTGCTCGGGTCCCGCTCCACCTACGTGCTGGGTGCACTCGGCGGCTTCGAAGGCCGCGTGCTGAAAGCTGGTGACGAGCTTCCCATCGGACAGGCAACCGGCACCTCCGGCCGCTCGCTACCGGCAGCGCTGCGCGGCCTCGGCGCAATGCCGGCAGAATTGCGCATGCTGCCCGGCATCTACTGGCACAGGATCACCGAGGCTGCCGGAAAGCGGTTCTTCGAGGATACCTGGAAGGTAGCCCCCGAGGCAGATCGCATCGGCTACCGCTTCCGTGGGGGTACACCGCTCGAATTCATGCCCCGCGAACAGCCTTTCGGCGCAGGTTCCGACCCTTCCAATATCGTCGATGCCTGCTACCCCTATGGCTCGGTGCAGGTGCCGAGCGGCACGGAGCCGATCGTACTCCACCGCGATGCCGTATCGGGCGGTGGCTACATGATGCTCGGCGTGGTGATTTCAGCAGACATGGATCGCATCGCCCAGATGCAGCCCCATACGCCGGCGCGCTTCGTGCCCGTCACCCTCGAGGAAGCTCTTGCCGCGCGCGCCGATCGCCGCGCCGAGCTCCGGAAGGCGGAAGACTACCTGACCGCCTGA
- a CDS encoding ABC transporter ATP-binding protein: MVELSAQNISVAFAGLKALSSVTLDITPGHISGLIGPNGAGKTTLVNVLTGFQAPTEGEVKLDGVSLNRLKPHQVRRRGIARTFQGGRLFRDLAVVDNLEVTGVGLGMSRRSAVAEAEAMLDWMGIGSLGSRIAGTLPYTDERRVAIGRALMGRPAYILLDEPAAGMSSQEAADLSSLVRKIARELGCGVLIIEHNVGLVLGLCDHIVVLDSGAVIEEGTPAAIRNSEKVRHAYMGTAADTPLPVVEVLL, from the coding sequence ATGGTTGAACTGAGCGCGCAAAACATATCGGTCGCCTTTGCAGGGCTCAAAGCGCTGTCGTCGGTGACGCTCGACATCACGCCCGGACATATCAGCGGACTGATCGGCCCGAACGGTGCCGGCAAGACGACGCTCGTCAACGTGCTCACCGGATTTCAGGCGCCGACGGAGGGTGAAGTGAAGCTCGATGGAGTGTCGCTCAATCGCCTCAAGCCGCATCAGGTGCGCCGCAGGGGCATCGCCCGAACGTTCCAGGGCGGGCGCCTGTTTCGCGACCTTGCGGTCGTCGACAATCTGGAGGTGACCGGCGTCGGGCTCGGCATGAGCCGGCGCTCCGCCGTCGCCGAAGCCGAGGCCATGCTCGACTGGATGGGCATCGGATCACTCGGTTCTCGCATCGCCGGAACGCTTCCCTACACGGACGAGCGCCGGGTCGCGATCGGCCGCGCGCTGATGGGCCGGCCGGCCTACATCCTTCTCGACGAACCTGCCGCCGGAATGAGCAGCCAGGAGGCAGCCGACCTGTCGTCCCTTGTGCGCAAGATCGCCCGCGAACTCGGCTGCGGCGTGCTGATTATCGAGCACAATGTCGGCCTCGTCCTCGGTCTCTGCGACCACATCGTCGTGCTCGATTCCGGTGCTGTCATAGAGGAGGGGACACCGGCTGCGATCCGCAACAGCGAAAAGGTCCGCCACGCCTACATGGGGACTGCTGCGGACACACCGCTGCCGGTCGTGGAGGTGCTGCTATGA
- a CDS encoding ABC transporter ATP-binding protein: protein MSLLVLANIEVRYGRLTAVRGVSFSIRDGDTVFITGPNGAGKSSLLRAIAGVTPAFAGTIDFDGYNITGRAPEDIARLGFSLVPEGRDVFGSLTIEENLLVGTGMKAKDRGWKAKVAEDLEAVYQTFPMLKERRNGQAGLLSGGQQQMLVIGRALMTNPRLIAIDEPSLGLAPNITDQVYERLIALQALRKLTLLIVEQSSTRANLVGGRMLLMRGGEIVLDGDARELGTSEAIQAAYFGYEDK from the coding sequence ATGAGCCTGCTGGTTCTCGCCAATATCGAGGTTCGCTACGGTCGCCTGACGGCTGTGCGCGGCGTATCGTTTTCCATCAGGGATGGCGACACGGTTTTCATTACCGGGCCAAACGGCGCCGGCAAGTCATCGTTGCTGCGCGCAATTGCCGGCGTCACGCCTGCCTTTGCAGGCACGATCGATTTCGATGGCTACAATATCACCGGCCGCGCGCCGGAGGATATCGCCCGCCTCGGTTTTTCGCTGGTACCTGAGGGCCGGGATGTCTTCGGTTCGCTGACCATCGAGGAAAATCTACTGGTCGGAACCGGAATGAAGGCGAAGGATCGCGGCTGGAAGGCCAAGGTCGCCGAGGATCTCGAGGCGGTCTACCAGACATTCCCGATGCTGAAGGAACGCCGCAACGGCCAGGCTGGCCTGCTATCCGGCGGCCAGCAGCAGATGCTCGTCATCGGCCGGGCGCTGATGACCAATCCGCGGCTGATCGCCATCGACGAGCCGTCGCTCGGGCTGGCGCCCAACATTACCGACCAGGTCTACGAGCGGCTGATTGCCTTGCAGGCGCTGCGCAAGTTGACGCTGCTGATCGTCGAACAGAGTTCCACCCGCGCCAATCTCGTCGGCGGCCGAATGCTGCTGATGCGCGGTGGCGAGATTGTGCTCGACGGCGACGCCCGCGAACTCGGCACTAGCGAGGCCATCCAGGCCGCCTATTTCGGCTACGAGGACAAATGA
- a CDS encoding branched-chain amino acid ABC transporter permease: MLQIVFDSLSLGSLYALGALGIALIFGVMRLVNFAHGDVIAFCVFALLWPSTDAMAIVFAGNLPWYLLVPLVLATGAALSVLCEIVVFRRFRRANPATMMIASFALGFVIRYFLLMLFTSRPKSISLLPMLSQPVEIFGARLPLLQLITIIATVLILIALSLFLRRTRFGLEMRAAAENFSMARMLGVRANRVIMGAFALSGALAGAISLIFVCQTGTADIQMGGAIMLMAFIATVIGGLGSLPGAVLAGFLLGAASVIMQVVLPIDARPFRDAFVYGAVILVLLFRPQGLIAARGTKERV; the protein is encoded by the coding sequence ATGTTGCAGATCGTATTTGACTCGCTGTCCCTCGGTTCGCTCTACGCCCTCGGCGCCCTCGGCATTGCCTTGATCTTCGGCGTCATGCGCCTGGTGAATTTCGCCCACGGGGACGTCATCGCCTTCTGCGTCTTCGCGCTGCTCTGGCCATCCACGGATGCAATGGCCATCGTATTTGCCGGCAACCTGCCATGGTACCTGCTGGTACCGCTGGTGCTTGCTACCGGTGCTGCGCTGTCGGTCCTCTGCGAAATCGTCGTCTTCCGCCGCTTTCGCCGTGCCAACCCGGCCACCATGATGATCGCCTCTTTCGCGCTCGGTTTCGTCATCCGCTACTTCCTGCTGATGCTCTTCACAAGCCGCCCGAAGTCGATCTCGCTGCTGCCCATGCTCTCGCAGCCGGTTGAGATCTTCGGCGCCCGGCTGCCTCTGCTGCAGCTCATCACCATCATCGCGACGGTATTGATCCTGATCGCCCTTTCGCTCTTCCTGCGCCGCACGAGGTTCGGGCTGGAAATGCGCGCCGCCGCCGAAAACTTCTCGATGGCACGGATGCTCGGGGTGAGGGCCAACCGCGTGATCATGGGGGCCTTCGCATTGTCCGGAGCGCTGGCTGGCGCAATCTCGCTGATCTTCGTCTGCCAGACAGGCACCGCCGATATCCAGATGGGCGGGGCGATCATGCTGATGGCATTCATCGCAACCGTGATCGGCGGCCTCGGCAGTCTTCCGGGTGCAGTGCTTGCCGGCTTTCTGCTGGGTGCTGCCTCCGTCATCATGCAGGTGGTGTTGCCGATCGATGCGCGTCCGTTCCGTGATGCCTTCGTCTATGGCGCCGTCATCCTCGTCCTCCTCTTCCGTCCGCAAGGTCTGATCGCCGCGCGCGGCACCAAGGAAAGGGTCTGA